TTAACAGGTTTGTTTTTCAAAGACTATTTTGTTATAATTTCGTTAATTAAATCCACTTTTTGATAGAGCCACCTCGTTTTCAGGGCTGAAAAAGCTTGCCAAACAGCTTAAATTGCATAACTTTGAGGATCATGAAGAAAATACTGATTGCTAACCGAGGTGAAATTGCGGTAAGGGTAATTCGTGCCTGCCGAGAGATGAATGTTTCTAACGTTGCAGTTTTTTCCGATGTCGATTCGGCTGCCATGCATGTCCGGATGGCTGACGAGGCCTATCATATCGGCCCGTCACCCTCATCGCAGAGCTACCTGGTCAAGGAGAAGCTGATCGAGGTGGCCAAACAGTCGGGTGCTGATGGTGTTCATCCCGGCTATGGATTTCTGTCCGAAAATGCTGAATTCGCCAGGATGGTAACTGATGCCGGGCTAACCTGGATCGGACCGCCATCGGAAGCTATCGCCATGATGGGCGACAAACTGACCGCCCGCAAGACAGCTGTCAAAGCTAAAGCACCTGTAGTACCCGGGTTTGAACAGAGCATCACAGATATCGACCAGATCCGCCAGGCGGTGGCCGAAATCGGCTACCCGATCCTGATCAAGGCGGCCGCCGGTGGTGGCGGTAAAGGGATGCGGATTGTGAATTCCGAAAACGAGCTGGCTGAAGCTCTCAGGACTGCGGCCTCCGAGGCCAGGTCGGCTT
The window above is part of the Candidatus Zixiibacteriota bacterium genome. Proteins encoded here:
- a CDS encoding ATP-grasp domain-containing protein, with the translated sequence MKKILIANRGEIAVRVIRACREMNVSNVAVFSDVDSAAMHVRMADEAYHIGPSPSSQSYLVKEKLIEVAKQSGADGVHPGYGFLSENAEFARMVTDAGLTWIGPPSEAIAMMGDKLTARKTAVKAKAPVVPGFEQSITDIDQIRQAVAEIGYPILIKAAAGGGGKGMRIVNSENELAEALRTAASEARSAFGDDRVYFEKYIARPHHIEIQILGDQHGNYVYLGERECSIQRRHQKVIEEAPSPIIDQKMRDKMGEAALKIARACGYYNAGTVEFLVDDALNFYFLEVNTRLQVEHPVTELITGIDLVKEQVKVARGEKLGFSQKDVRLRGHAIECRIYAEDP